Proteins encoded together in one Candidatus Xianfuyuplasma coldseepsis window:
- a CDS encoding thioredoxin family protein: protein MFVELKANETVQDYLQDGKIGIVKFATTTCPPCKMLKPIFEKLATNEDLQDVVFIAADANEHPQAYQYGVSSVPTLLFFNGQEVLGQNVGFVPEKPLHDFLKKLEREELAN from the coding sequence ATGTTTGTTGAACTAAAAGCGAACGAAACCGTTCAAGATTACTTGCAAGATGGAAAAATTGGGATTGTTAAATTTGCAACTACAACATGTCCACCATGTAAAATGTTAAAACCAATCTTTGAAAAATTGGCTACGAATGAAGACTTACAAGATGTTGTATTTATCGCAGCGGATGCCAATGAACATCCACAGGCCTATCAATATGGTGTGTCTAGCGTACCAACATTATTGTTCTTTAATGGGCAAGAAGTATTGGGTCAAAACGTTGGGTTTGTTCCTGAAAAACCATTGCATGATTTCTTGAAAAAATTAGAACGTGAAGAATTAGCAAACTAA
- a CDS encoding NYN domain-containing protein encodes MKQISIAIYLDVENIQGMISFEDLLDDIRLQVSNEFDDVDKAVFGLKKAIGDSNNLKRFRNQLSELNFTIEDAPHIANKKNRADLMISVDALEKLHVGNPEFDLFVFLTSDSDYSIVMNTLRKFNRQVWLVATPEDSQRTVFKSSTDKILIMDDFKVIPTPKPTKKTTTTATTTKRKTTDFMKIKPYLTTDLNIRAVAGILKVMRSYQEEKVYTTLDTNNRFRQIDDNLNLSQTKFKKFKAVYKVLEEAKVIEFQKDSSHQFTINDRQKIIQYLNRIQSKK; translated from the coding sequence ATGAAACAAATATCAATAGCCATCTATTTAGATGTTGAGAATATTCAAGGTATGATCAGTTTTGAAGACTTACTTGATGATATTCGCTTGCAAGTAAGTAATGAGTTTGATGACGTAGATAAAGCAGTATTTGGACTAAAAAAAGCAATTGGAGATTCGAATAACTTAAAGCGATTCCGCAATCAGTTAAGTGAACTTAATTTCACGATTGAAGACGCACCGCACATCGCTAATAAGAAAAATCGAGCGGATTTAATGATTAGTGTTGATGCACTCGAAAAACTGCATGTCGGTAATCCCGAATTTGACTTGTTTGTATTCTTAACAAGTGATTCCGATTATTCGATTGTAATGAATACGCTGCGTAAGTTCAATCGTCAAGTATGGTTGGTTGCGACACCAGAAGACTCGCAACGAACAGTGTTCAAATCATCGACGGATAAAATTCTAATCATGGATGATTTCAAAGTGATTCCAACACCAAAACCAACGAAGAAAACAACAACGACAGCAACAACAACCAAGCGTAAGACCACTGATTTTATGAAAATCAAGCCGTATTTAACAACGGATCTTAATATTCGAGCAGTTGCAGGTATTTTGAAAGTTATGCGTTCCTATCAAGAAGAAAAGGTTTATACGACCCTTGATACAAACAATCGATTTCGTCAAATTGATGACAATTTAAATCTATCGCAAACGAAATTTAAAAAATTCAAAGCGGTATATAAAGTTTTAGAAGAAGCGAAAGTGATTGAATTTCAAAAAGACAGTTCGCATCAATTTACAATTAATGATCGCCAAAAAATTATTCAGTATTTAAATCGAATTCAATCTAAAAAATAG
- a CDS encoding GNAT family N-acetyltransferase: MNDVTISKAKREEAPIILEFIKGLAKYERMRKYVKASVEDIERNIFDMNRAEVIFLRRDEKPIGFAVYFYKFSTFLARPTLHLEDFFVSDEERGKGYGKMVLKYLAKTALENHCLRFEWDCLEWNKPSIRFYENLGAKPLRGWIPFRMDGEELKKFAQED; this comes from the coding sequence ATGAATGATGTAACCATTTCAAAAGCAAAACGAGAAGAAGCACCAATCATACTGGAATTTATCAAAGGATTGGCAAAATATGAACGGATGCGAAAATATGTAAAAGCAAGCGTGGAAGATATAGAACGCAATATTTTCGATATGAATCGTGCCGAAGTCATTTTCTTACGCCGCGATGAAAAACCAATTGGATTTGCCGTATACTTCTACAAATTTTCGACCTTTTTAGCTCGTCCGACACTGCATCTAGAAGATTTCTTTGTCAGTGATGAAGAACGTGGAAAAGGATACGGGAAAATGGTATTGAAGTACTTGGCAAAAACCGCACTAGAAAATCATTGTTTGCGGTTTGAGTGGGACTGTCTTGAATGGAACAAACCATCGATTCGGTTCTATGAAAACCTCGGGGCAAAACCATTGCGAGGGTGGATTCCATTCCGCATGGATGGCGAAGAGTTGAAAAAATTTGCACAAGAGGACTGA